In Arthrobacter citreus, a genomic segment contains:
- a CDS encoding acyltransferase family protein has protein sequence MSYSGRLAWADAAKGICMVLVVMVHVHHKHYLQLDWEILLPIERIWSAFHLVLTPLRIPLFFVVSGMLAASAVARPWRDVVVPKVVQPAYLYVLWMSIAIALYGSLGSSIDGISVHSLHDYMAVVLVPSSSLWYLYALAVYFVCAKALSRLPVWLVLVVTGLISVGAYAFAGDGVPARLAQNLVFFISACYMPGIFQRVGRDATPRTAGISVVSYGLVVGLYLLGLDRFVGIRTVAAFVAVWAGINVVAVLSRVSWFRTIFGYVGRNTLPIYVMHVPLLAILACLVGDYAGGRSPLIASIYPVFVGGMLIGISLLFRTACVQIGAGWLFSIRRRGRTGGEETRPMGECGRV, from the coding sequence ATGTCTTACTCTGGTCGACTGGCATGGGCGGATGCAGCTAAAGGGATCTGTATGGTCTTGGTGGTCATGGTTCACGTGCATCACAAGCATTATCTTCAACTGGACTGGGAAATCCTGCTGCCGATAGAGCGCATATGGTCTGCCTTTCATTTGGTTCTAACTCCACTTCGCATTCCCCTCTTTTTTGTTGTTTCTGGTATGTTGGCCGCGTCAGCTGTAGCGAGACCGTGGCGAGATGTAGTTGTACCAAAAGTGGTTCAGCCTGCCTACCTCTACGTCCTCTGGATGTCAATTGCTATTGCGCTTTATGGTAGTCTCGGATCAAGTATTGATGGCATATCGGTACATTCGCTGCATGATTATATGGCGGTTGTTTTAGTCCCGTCATCGAGCCTTTGGTATCTCTATGCTTTGGCGGTATATTTTGTTTGCGCTAAAGCGCTCAGTCGTCTCCCTGTATGGCTGGTTCTTGTGGTCACCGGTCTGATCTCTGTTGGCGCCTACGCGTTTGCAGGTGACGGCGTCCCTGCGAGGTTGGCTCAGAATCTCGTTTTTTTCATATCAGCCTGCTATATGCCCGGAATATTCCAACGTGTAGGTCGGGACGCCACCCCGCGTACCGCGGGAATCTCGGTTGTTTCTTATGGCCTGGTCGTGGGCCTTTATCTACTGGGATTGGATAGGTTCGTTGGTATCCGCACAGTCGCTGCATTTGTTGCTGTATGGGCTGGGATAAATGTGGTCGCCGTTCTGTCGCGAGTTTCGTGGTTCCGGACGATCTTCGGGTATGTGGGTCGGAATACTCTCCCGATCTATGTCATGCATGTACCTCTGCTAGCCATCTTGGCGTGTTTAGTGGGTGATTATGCCGGTGGTAGGTCGCCGCTCATAGCGTCTATATATCCTGTGTTTGTGGGAGGCATGTTAATTGGGATTAGTCTTTTGTTCCGGACAGCATGCGTTCAAATTGGGGCGGGGTGGTTATTTTCCATCCGACGTAGAGGACGTACTGGGGGCGAGGAGACGCGACCTATGGGCGAGTGTGGGCGGGTCTGA
- a CDS encoding acyltransferase, protein MDIKEILRNSFAASHLTPASVRVRLLRLLGLDLGAKTAIASGVTFKGGSVTTGEGCFINHGVYVDRRELRLGNRVYIAPRVMFATRNHEIGQRHKRAGDNLNQPISVGSGTWIGANATILGGVKIASGCIIAAGAVVTKDTKADGLYAGVPAVRIKDLI, encoded by the coding sequence ATGGATATTAAGGAAATACTTAGGAACTCATTTGCGGCATCCCACCTCACTCCCGCCTCAGTCAGGGTGCGACTGCTCAGGCTGCTGGGATTGGATCTAGGAGCAAAGACCGCAATTGCTTCCGGTGTCACCTTCAAAGGGGGTTCGGTGACTACCGGTGAAGGCTGCTTCATTAACCATGGCGTCTATGTGGACCGTCGTGAACTTAGGTTGGGAAATAGGGTTTACATAGCCCCCCGCGTTATGTTCGCTACCCGCAACCACGAAATTGGACAAAGACACAAACGTGCAGGAGACAACCTAAACCAGCCAATCAGTGTCGGTAGCGGTACTTGGATTGGCGCTAACGCCACGATTCTTGGCGGCGTAAAAATTGCTTCCGGATGCATTATCGCGGCTGGGGCTGTCGTAACAAAAGATACGAAGGCCGATGGACTCTATGCAGGCGTCCCGGCCGTGCGAATAAAGGATTTGATATAA
- a CDS encoding lipopolysaccharide biosynthesis protein: MKKQFSALLISRGLSSLIQAVSLLLLVRWAGAEAFGLIAVITSIAAVLYALSDWGAAVHVPRSRAKELHALVAGGLVVSVIGNSAAAVMLTTGVAGAVILSGWNIWLVLIPIALAAEQFTEAGLTVSVADRVKSVVFVNLLVRRLSMLATFVGTYYVTYDAVLSYAFGCVVSAICGVTHVALDLRVRLRGMEKPQVRLGLWKEFSPFVLENISSSSRNLDTTIVAALTSVQATGYYSAAFRLTKPLNQIGGAATAVLVPHASRSSAREVKRAGTKLCVVGLLGIVVALLGGLFAEQIVVLFFGSDFVVAAPVFAWALVSIAPVCLAPSLGALLQGQGYQKFVAVNGLVFACITLAGVFIGTAAFGISGAAAALALSYILKSLVLAIRIGKLRTTDNSMVEHVDSRNASTAFKAE; encoded by the coding sequence ATGAAGAAACAGTTTTCAGCCCTTCTTATTTCACGAGGGCTTTCGTCCCTCATCCAGGCAGTGTCACTGTTGCTTCTTGTCAGGTGGGCAGGTGCTGAAGCCTTCGGTCTCATAGCTGTGATCACCAGTATCGCAGCGGTCCTCTATGCGTTGTCGGATTGGGGTGCCGCGGTGCACGTCCCGCGTTCCCGCGCTAAAGAGTTGCATGCACTTGTCGCAGGCGGACTGGTCGTGAGTGTTATCGGAAATTCTGCCGCTGCAGTAATGCTAACAACTGGTGTTGCAGGAGCAGTTATCTTGAGCGGATGGAATATATGGTTGGTACTTATTCCAATCGCTTTGGCGGCGGAGCAGTTTACGGAGGCTGGCCTTACCGTTTCTGTAGCAGATAGGGTCAAAAGTGTAGTATTCGTCAACCTCCTTGTTCGTCGCCTATCAATGCTTGCAACCTTCGTTGGCACATATTATGTAACGTATGATGCAGTTCTTTCATACGCTTTCGGATGTGTTGTTAGCGCAATTTGTGGAGTCACACATGTCGCCTTAGACCTAAGAGTGCGTCTACGTGGCATGGAAAAGCCCCAGGTGCGTCTGGGGCTATGGAAAGAGTTTTCACCATTTGTACTTGAAAATATTAGCTCCTCCTCGAGGAACCTTGATACGACGATTGTAGCTGCCCTGACTTCGGTTCAAGCAACTGGGTACTACTCTGCCGCCTTCCGGCTGACGAAACCTCTAAACCAGATTGGGGGAGCGGCTACTGCAGTCCTAGTCCCTCACGCTTCCCGAAGCTCCGCCAGGGAAGTCAAACGGGCAGGGACAAAACTGTGTGTCGTTGGGCTGCTTGGAATTGTAGTGGCATTGCTTGGTGGATTGTTTGCTGAACAGATTGTTGTTCTCTTTTTTGGATCTGATTTTGTCGTGGCCGCGCCTGTATTTGCATGGGCATTAGTCTCGATCGCTCCCGTCTGCTTGGCTCCGTCGTTGGGTGCCTTGCTGCAAGGACAGGGGTATCAGAAGTTTGTTGCCGTGAACGGGTTGGTCTTCGCCTGTATTACTCTTGCGGGTGTATTTATCGGAACGGCTGCGTTTGGAATCTCAGGCGCAGCAGCTGCTTTGGCGCTCAGTTATATTCTAAAGAGCTTGGTCCTTGCCATACGCATTGGGAAGCTTCGCACTACTGACAACTCCATGGTTGAGCATGTCGACAGCAGAAATGCCAGTACGGCTTTTAAAGCTGAGTAG
- a CDS encoding glycosyltransferase family 2 protein, whose protein sequence is MAAPKIAVVIPTLTSPTSLERLLLSLAKQTLPPVEVVVVAQKQPETAALIIASAYPSARMVTSSIGLSKARNAGIYSLVSDWDVVALPDDDIEYSLNAFENAAAHFISDLGAICGRVSPEDPSEETRIAFGTEPIDVNKKNVWSTTIEAGYFLSRHMMDRIGSYNEDLGLGAASQWKSGEGTEVLLRAIEGGFRVRYQPDVSMIEITDRAKQQEHDRKRLRDYARGTGRVYRLRYGLLGQAELVIRSVGRLTLRGLRSRGSTVRDDWAILSGRVQGLLG, encoded by the coding sequence ATGGCCGCCCCAAAAATAGCTGTAGTGATTCCAACTCTCACTAGTCCTACTTCACTTGAACGGCTCCTCCTCTCTCTCGCCAAGCAGACCCTCCCTCCAGTAGAGGTGGTGGTTGTGGCGCAGAAACAGCCTGAGACGGCGGCATTAATCATCGCCAGTGCCTATCCCAGTGCACGCATGGTGACGTCATCAATCGGACTCTCAAAGGCTCGAAACGCTGGGATTTATTCGTTGGTGTCGGATTGGGATGTTGTCGCCCTTCCGGATGACGATATTGAATATAGTCTTAACGCTTTTGAGAATGCCGCCGCCCACTTTATCAGTGACTTGGGAGCAATCTGCGGAAGGGTCTCGCCAGAAGACCCGAGCGAGGAAACCCGAATAGCGTTTGGGACCGAGCCTATTGACGTAAACAAGAAAAACGTGTGGTCAACCACAATAGAGGCAGGATACTTTTTGTCTCGACATATGATGGACCGGATTGGTAGCTACAATGAAGACTTGGGGCTCGGGGCAGCGTCGCAATGGAAGTCCGGTGAAGGGACAGAAGTGCTTCTTCGAGCAATAGAGGGAGGCTTCAGAGTTAGATATCAGCCGGACGTCTCAATGATTGAAATAACTGATCGTGCAAAGCAGCAAGAGCACGACAGAAAAAGGTTGCGTGATTATGCTCGTGGAACGGGGAGAGTGTACCGGCTGCGTTACGGGTTGCTTGGTCAGGCGGAGCTAGTAATTCGCAGTGTGGGCAGGCTTACCCTCCGTGGATTGCGTAGCCGGGGCAGCACCGTTAGGGACGACTGGGCAATCCTCAGCGGGAGGGTACAAGGACTCTTAGGGTGA
- a CDS encoding polysaccharide pyruvyl transferase family protein: MSKVLILHAYSAKNRGDGLLVEEALELIRESLGQDAAITMCASHPKSFDHLTGLKVVDSGFRRRGYDSDYLRTLRDIMNFDLVVGVGGGYLRAGYPLELIKTALIHGPQLVAAAFRGKSVVYLPQSIGPLRYGTRAIANKALHRLETVMLRDDKSLAELHGVGIVRVPDVAALTVTGPDWQKTPNPTPVLSVREVRGKLPAPVIELAELVKFFDGYVQSSTSGNDDQGAMNDLNPVRILTSSEFADANQSPRVVIAMRLHGALMALRAGHFVIHLAYERKGFGAFADLGLADFVHNSRSFDSVAVLQQAQALLNDPDARRSYSELIRGTTADRYGSRRGIIDALKNTTDVSSNRKR, translated from the coding sequence ATGTCTAAAGTACTGATTCTCCACGCCTATAGCGCCAAGAACCGAGGTGATGGGCTTCTGGTGGAAGAGGCGCTTGAACTTATCCGTGAGTCGTTGGGGCAGGATGCAGCTATTACAATGTGTGCTTCGCATCCAAAATCTTTCGATCATTTGACAGGTTTGAAGGTTGTCGACAGTGGTTTTCGGCGAAGAGGATACGATTCCGACTACCTCCGCACTCTTCGGGACATCATGAACTTTGACCTAGTTGTAGGCGTAGGCGGGGGTTATCTGCGTGCAGGCTATCCCTTGGAACTTATAAAGACAGCCTTAATCCATGGCCCACAGCTCGTTGCCGCCGCTTTCCGGGGCAAGTCTGTTGTGTACCTTCCCCAAAGCATCGGTCCGCTCAGGTACGGAACCAGGGCAATCGCAAATAAGGCACTACATCGGTTGGAAACCGTCATGTTGCGTGATGACAAAAGTCTGGCGGAGCTTCATGGCGTCGGCATCGTCCGCGTCCCTGATGTGGCGGCATTGACAGTAACCGGACCAGACTGGCAGAAAACCCCAAACCCTACACCCGTGTTGTCTGTCCGTGAAGTTAGGGGAAAATTGCCGGCACCGGTAATCGAGCTCGCCGAGTTAGTGAAATTTTTCGATGGATATGTCCAGAGCAGCACTTCCGGCAATGATGACCAAGGGGCGATGAACGATCTGAACCCGGTCCGGATACTGACTAGTTCGGAGTTTGCTGACGCTAACCAATCTCCCCGCGTGGTAATTGCCATGCGGTTACACGGAGCCCTAATGGCATTGCGAGCGGGCCACTTCGTTATTCACCTTGCCTATGAACGTAAGGGCTTCGGTGCCTTCGCGGACCTCGGCTTAGCCGATTTCGTTCATAACTCACGCAGCTTTGATTCTGTAGCAGTTTTGCAACAAGCACAGGCCTTGCTCAATGACCCAGATGCCCGCCGAAGCTACTCAGAATTGATAAGAGGTACGACTGCAGATAGGTATGGAAGTCGCAGGGGAATAATTGATGCGTTGAAGAATACTACAGATGTATCAAGTAACCGTAAAAGATGA
- a CDS encoding glycosyltransferase family 1 protein, whose product MMPARILDKHVGGNTTYARSLAAGLNDAGIEVGRMPAHSHPLMTMVSENFQAIKRGTKGEVLHYVADTGPLVSCSRPSVLTLHGVASRWITTARNARQEAIWRGRVKRAVRSVDRIITVSESSADDISAVFDIDRQALSVIPHGIDVPMFSKKQEIDFDLFPKLPAAYALYVGNIEPRKNLVNLIRAFNDPRLRSTGVPLVIAGKPAWNHRETMELIESSDNVIYLGFVTDQQRVALMQNCALFIFPSLYEGFGFPVLEALAAGAVVASSDRGSLRDVAGPSLLLPGLDADGLAESIELALSDSRLREDCLRNGKRWADDFSWARSVAAHVAVYEGLTHV is encoded by the coding sequence ATGATGCCGGCCAGGATTTTGGACAAACATGTGGGCGGGAACACGACGTATGCTCGGTCTCTTGCAGCGGGGCTGAACGACGCCGGTATTGAAGTAGGACGAATGCCTGCCCACTCGCACCCTCTTATGACCATGGTGAGTGAGAACTTTCAGGCTATAAAACGCGGGACTAAGGGCGAAGTCCTTCATTATGTTGCGGACACGGGCCCGTTAGTATCGTGCTCACGGCCTTCTGTGCTGACACTGCACGGCGTAGCGAGCCGATGGATCACAACCGCACGCAACGCACGGCAAGAGGCAATTTGGCGGGGGCGAGTCAAGAGAGCGGTTCGGTCAGTTGATCGAATCATTACGGTTTCGGAATCAAGCGCTGATGATATATCTGCAGTATTTGATATCGACCGTCAAGCCTTGTCTGTGATTCCTCACGGAATCGACGTTCCAATGTTTAGTAAAAAACAGGAAATTGATTTTGATCTTTTCCCAAAGTTACCAGCTGCTTATGCGCTCTACGTTGGTAACATAGAGCCGCGAAAGAACTTGGTCAATCTTATCCGGGCATTCAATGATCCGAGGCTACGATCGACTGGAGTGCCTTTGGTCATTGCTGGAAAACCAGCATGGAACCACCGTGAGACGATGGAGCTTATCGAATCCTCAGACAATGTAATCTATCTGGGTTTCGTAACCGACCAGCAGCGTGTGGCATTGATGCAAAATTGCGCGCTTTTTATCTTTCCCAGTCTTTACGAGGGTTTCGGTTTTCCAGTCCTCGAAGCTCTGGCTGCAGGGGCTGTGGTGGCGTCCTCTGACCGAGGTTCTCTTCGCGATGTTGCCGGTCCGTCCTTGTTACTGCCGGGTCTGGACGCCGATGGTCTCGCCGAGTCCATCGAACTCGCGTTATCGGATTCCCGTCTGAGAGAGGACTGCCTGAGAAACGGCAAACGATGGGCTGACGATTTCTCTTGGGCACGAAGCGTTGCAGCCCATGTTGCAGTATATGAAGGGCTGACGCATGTCTAA
- a CDS encoding glycosyltransferase produces MRILHVTECYEGGVRRAIETMVRLTPELEHFLLADGEHLGDSALEYSGTIPLAKGFIGRSAQVKAVAEDFEADLIHAHSSWAGAYARVGTVKTPVVYEPHCFVFDDPHRGRLLKWVYRKAEIAMGKNTAAVIALSPHERQLAENVISREQIVWLPNVPSIPTNSKAINRADLIVPEIVMVGRLARQKDPLFFASVYESLKEKGIATKFTWIGDGETQYHKSLNDRGVEVTGWLNDIELVERLSHASLYFHSASYEGFPLSVLDAAAAGLPVLARDLPSFRGFPVRTAANVEDAANKIVAYLRDPDVRNDFLTSNNELLTMMTPEAQRASLYRAYEIASRKRKEMLDCV; encoded by the coding sequence ATGCGGATCCTTCATGTTACAGAGTGCTACGAAGGCGGGGTCCGAAGGGCCATTGAGACGATGGTTCGTCTAACGCCGGAACTTGAGCACTTTCTTCTCGCAGACGGAGAGCACCTGGGGGACTCCGCCCTGGAATATTCCGGCACCATCCCACTGGCCAAGGGATTCATTGGAAGATCAGCCCAGGTTAAGGCTGTAGCAGAGGATTTCGAGGCAGACCTCATCCATGCTCACTCGAGTTGGGCCGGAGCTTATGCCCGAGTCGGGACTGTAAAGACACCTGTTGTCTACGAACCCCACTGTTTCGTTTTTGATGATCCGCATCGAGGCCGACTTCTAAAATGGGTTTACCGGAAAGCTGAAATCGCAATGGGTAAGAATACTGCTGCGGTAATCGCTTTGTCTCCCCACGAGCGCCAGTTGGCTGAAAATGTAATCTCTCGCGAGCAGATCGTATGGTTGCCAAACGTGCCATCCATTCCGACGAATTCCAAGGCAATCAATAGGGCTGATCTGATCGTTCCTGAGATCGTGATGGTAGGGCGCTTGGCTCGTCAAAAGGATCCGCTTTTCTTCGCATCAGTATATGAATCGCTCAAAGAGAAGGGTATTGCCACAAAGTTTACTTGGATAGGTGACGGCGAAACTCAGTACCACAAGAGTCTGAACGACCGGGGAGTGGAAGTTACGGGCTGGTTGAACGACATTGAGCTTGTTGAAAGGCTTTCTCACGCCTCGCTGTATTTTCATAGCGCTTCATACGAGGGCTTCCCGCTGAGCGTATTGGATGCCGCCGCAGCCGGGTTGCCAGTATTAGCGAGAGATCTCCCCAGTTTCAGAGGGTTCCCAGTAAGAACTGCGGCGAACGTTGAAGATGCTGCGAATAAAATCGTCGCGTACCTGCGAGACCCAGACGTGCGGAACGATTTTTTGACTAGCAATAATGAACTGTTGACCATGATGACTCCTGAAGCGCAGCGCGCTAGCCTCTATCGGGCGTATGAGATCGCGTCACGAAAAAGAAAAGAGATGCTCGATTGCGTGTAA